One window of the Shewanella litorisediminis genome contains the following:
- a CDS encoding DUF805 domain-containing protein, which translates to MEYYIGAWKKYADFTGRARRKEFWMFFLFNLIVSVGMNLVDMALGSMLVGTLYSLAVFLPSLAIGARRLHDTGRSGWWQLIALIPIIGIIVLIVFYCQDSQDENDYGENPKAFA; encoded by the coding sequence ATGGAATACTACATTGGCGCCTGGAAAAAATACGCGGACTTCACGGGGCGTGCCCGTCGCAAAGAGTTTTGGATGTTCTTTCTGTTCAACCTGATTGTGAGTGTGGGGATGAATCTGGTGGACATGGCCCTTGGCAGCATGCTGGTCGGTACCCTCTATTCATTGGCCGTATTTTTACCGTCTCTTGCCATAGGTGCCCGTCGTCTGCACGATACTGGCCGCAGCGGCTGGTGGCAGCTTATCGCGCTTATCCCCATCATAGGTATCATAGTGCTGATCGTGTTCTACTGTCAGGACAGTCAGGACGAGAACGACTACGGTGAAAACCCCAAGGCCTTTGCCTGA
- a CDS encoding hybrid-cluster NAD(P)-dependent oxidoreductase: MAKLSAIHIYPVKSMGAQPLKLARVCPEGLAGDRRFMVIKPSGDFITARTHPMLQLITPKGQDEDIHVGRLRLSYPGQPDLALDASEFEKAPVKTQVWKDGFEALSIHALADAWISTLLGEPARLIWLGETSNRFRETLATRVSFADGYPLLLISEASLADLNLRADAISQMSQFRTNLVVSDTDAFAEDGWKRIRIGEVEFLLAKPCSRCVMTTVIPGTDRFHPLGEPLATLSKFRKTQQGDVNFGQNLIALNEGIIREGDTLEILEEQPSEHYPNRAPAKRSLRLAAKAPIAKDFMGFTFEAADGKPLPTFLPGQHLVFAFDIDGTRHIRRYSLTHAPAEGNYHIGVKRTQGGLISNWLHDELAVGDTVLCSRPEGRFIPKTGKPLLLISAGSGVTPMLAMVRTALELGKLKGLSAPLAHIHFIHQCRSEADIPCRGSLHDFVAAGMTLELNLTAPAPDWQGNEGRINAPQLSAVPGLEERDTFICGPSGFMQTVETMLAQGGVPTEQIHCESFGGLTSVEARAPEQLKIQIGEKGFVGDNQQSLLTQAEAQGIKLLWSCRAGICGSCKCKLTKGEVHQPRAEALSDIEREQGVILACCATPLTDVSLVPLDSV, from the coding sequence ATGGCAAAACTCAGCGCAATTCATATCTATCCGGTTAAATCCATGGGGGCGCAACCACTTAAGCTGGCACGAGTTTGCCCGGAGGGATTGGCAGGTGACCGACGCTTTATGGTGATAAAGCCCAGCGGTGATTTCATCACGGCCCGCACACACCCGATGCTGCAATTGATAACCCCCAAGGGCCAGGACGAAGATATTCACGTAGGACGCCTTCGGCTCTCCTACCCCGGCCAGCCAGACCTTGCCCTGGATGCCAGCGAGTTTGAAAAAGCCCCGGTGAAAACCCAGGTCTGGAAAGATGGCTTCGAGGCGCTTTCTATCCACGCGCTGGCCGATGCCTGGATCTCGACCCTACTGGGCGAACCAGCCCGGCTTATCTGGCTTGGGGAAACCTCCAACCGTTTTCGTGAAACACTGGCCACCCGTGTCAGTTTTGCCGATGGCTATCCACTGCTGCTCATCAGTGAGGCCTCGTTGGCTGACTTGAATCTGCGAGCCGATGCTATCAGCCAGATGAGCCAGTTCCGCACCAATCTGGTGGTATCTGACACAGATGCCTTTGCCGAAGACGGCTGGAAACGTATTCGTATCGGTGAAGTGGAATTTTTACTGGCCAAACCCTGTAGCCGCTGTGTCATGACCACCGTTATTCCGGGCACCGATAGGTTTCATCCACTGGGCGAGCCTCTTGCCACCCTCAGCAAGTTCCGTAAAACCCAACAAGGCGATGTCAACTTTGGCCAGAATCTGATTGCCCTCAATGAAGGCATAATACGCGAAGGGGACACCTTAGAGATTCTTGAAGAGCAGCCCAGCGAGCACTACCCCAATCGTGCACCGGCCAAGCGCAGTCTGCGCCTGGCTGCCAAAGCGCCCATTGCAAAAGACTTTATGGGGTTCACTTTTGAAGCTGCCGATGGCAAACCTTTGCCGACCTTCTTACCGGGCCAGCATCTGGTGTTTGCCTTTGATATCGACGGTACCCGCCATATCCGCCGCTACAGCCTGACCCATGCACCGGCTGAGGGTAACTATCATATTGGCGTAAAACGCACCCAGGGCGGCCTGATTTCCAACTGGCTGCACGATGAGCTGGCTGTGGGTGACACAGTGCTGTGCAGCCGCCCCGAGGGCCGTTTTATCCCCAAAACCGGCAAACCCTTATTGCTTATCAGTGCAGGCTCCGGCGTTACCCCCATGCTGGCCATGGTCAGAACCGCACTGGAGCTTGGTAAACTGAAAGGTCTTTCTGCGCCACTTGCCCATATTCACTTTATCCACCAGTGCCGCTCTGAAGCGGATATCCCCTGCCGGGGAAGCCTTCACGATTTCGTCGCGGCGGGTATGACGCTTGAGCTCAATCTGACGGCTCCAGCCCCTGACTGGCAGGGCAACGAGGGTCGTATCAACGCCCCACAGCTGTCTGCGGTGCCCGGGCTTGAAGAACGCGATACCTTTATCTGCGGCCCCAGCGGCTTTATGCAAACAGTGGAGACTATGCTGGCACAAGGTGGCGTGCCGACTGAGCAAATTCACTGTGAAAGTTTCGGGGGATTGACCAGCGTCGAAGCAAGGGCGCCGGAGCAACTCAAGATTCAGATTGGCGAGAAAGGTTTTGTGGGCGATAACCAACAAAGCCTGCTGACCCAGGCCGAAGCTCAGGGCATAAAGCTGCTGTGGTCCTGCCGCGCGGGTATTTGCGGCAGCTGTAAATGTAAGCTCACCAAAGGCGAAGTGCACCAGCCCCGGGCCGAAGCCCTCTCTGATATCGAGCGTGAGCAGGGCGTCATTCTGGCGTGCTGCGCTACCCCGTTAACGGACGTCAGCCTGGTGCCACTGGACAGCGTATAA
- a CDS encoding methyl-accepting chemotaxis protein — protein sequence MKHLPLRQKLLWMTSALFLATVATMSITLWSTLNNKTDELFVEVDKALNDEIRTKLTASAGRYGEKVAAFINEAYRIPYSFSAMMENDALVGRMNRETVQDAVGAVLQKNRQISSMYAQFEPNGFDGRDSEFTAPGLMHSVEGVGTLEVYFYRNDDGSQTQSQVDDANEKYADTRNEFGLREAEWYLCAKDTQKPCLMEPYLYEITPGNNMLMTSLTVPIVRAGAFRGVVGVDLNLPVFQKMIEELSASLYQGQAKVTLLSTKGLIVAASHYDKKARPLGESIDNALASQMLGLGKGDGYLLNDNSMIVAYPINIPLSGSQWLLTIEVPRHIAFASAEQVEGSMQAMAASLGRFVLLLGIGIAAVAVILIALFIRSVVAPIQQIQQRVSQLASAEGDLTQSLKVDEHAELIALGNGFNAFIGKLHGLISELKKVATESRSESQATARIAEETKQSVNRQYSEIESVVTAVNEMSHTAHEVAKASEQTASESAAMASQVKVSQESLTQAVNLVSTMSKESLQAKIAVGKVADSSTNISKILEVISAIAAQTNLLALNAAIEAARAGEQGRGFAVVADEVRSLASKTQASTDDIGRLIDALEQEVKGASGIIDKGVGLAEQAVAQTEQAFEALSVMVERINEISNQVTQIATAAEEQSAVTEEVSRNITGISDSAAELMELAGKARESSESLAKLVGRQESQLAKLRT from the coding sequence ATGAAACATCTTCCCCTGCGACAAAAGCTACTTTGGATGACCTCGGCGCTGTTTCTGGCCACTGTGGCCACCATGTCGATTACCCTCTGGAGTACCCTCAATAACAAAACCGACGAGCTCTTTGTTGAAGTCGACAAAGCGCTGAATGATGAAATACGTACCAAACTTACCGCCAGCGCCGGACGCTATGGTGAGAAGGTCGCCGCCTTTATCAACGAAGCCTACCGAATTCCCTATTCATTCAGTGCCATGATGGAAAACGATGCGCTGGTCGGGCGGATGAATCGTGAAACCGTTCAGGATGCCGTGGGCGCTGTGCTGCAGAAAAATCGCCAGATTTCCTCCATGTATGCGCAGTTCGAACCCAATGGTTTCGATGGCCGTGACAGCGAGTTTACTGCCCCGGGTCTGATGCACTCTGTTGAGGGCGTGGGTACCCTCGAGGTGTATTTTTATCGCAACGATGATGGCAGCCAGACCCAGTCTCAGGTGGATGACGCCAACGAGAAATACGCTGATACCCGCAATGAGTTTGGTTTGCGGGAAGCAGAGTGGTACCTGTGTGCCAAAGACACCCAAAAGCCCTGCCTGATGGAGCCCTATCTCTACGAGATCACCCCCGGCAACAACATGCTCATGACTTCGCTGACCGTGCCTATTGTTCGCGCCGGCGCTTTTAGGGGCGTGGTCGGGGTCGATTTGAACCTGCCGGTGTTTCAAAAGATGATTGAGGAACTGTCTGCCAGTCTCTACCAGGGCCAGGCCAAGGTAACCTTGCTGTCGACCAAGGGGCTGATAGTGGCGGCGAGCCACTATGATAAAAAAGCCCGTCCCCTTGGGGAGTCAATAGACAACGCCCTCGCCAGCCAAATGTTGGGCCTGGGCAAGGGGGACGGTTATCTTCTCAACGATAACAGCATGATAGTGGCCTATCCCATCAATATTCCGCTCTCTGGCAGTCAGTGGTTGCTCACTATCGAGGTGCCACGACATATCGCTTTTGCCAGTGCCGAACAGGTTGAGGGGAGCATGCAGGCCATGGCTGCCAGCCTGGGGCGCTTTGTGCTGCTGCTGGGTATAGGTATTGCCGCGGTGGCGGTGATCCTCATCGCCCTCTTTATCCGCAGCGTGGTGGCCCCCATCCAGCAAATTCAGCAGCGGGTCAGTCAGCTTGCCAGTGCCGAGGGGGATTTGACCCAAAGCCTGAAAGTGGATGAACACGCAGAGCTGATTGCCCTTGGCAACGGGTTTAATGCCTTTATTGGCAAGCTCCATGGGCTTATCAGTGAATTGAAAAAGGTCGCCACAGAATCCCGTTCTGAAAGCCAGGCAACGGCCCGGATTGCCGAAGAAACCAAGCAAAGTGTCAACCGCCAGTACAGTGAAATTGAGAGTGTGGTGACCGCCGTCAACGAGATGAGCCATACCGCCCATGAAGTGGCCAAGGCGTCTGAACAAACGGCCAGCGAGTCTGCCGCCATGGCCTCGCAGGTCAAGGTGAGTCAGGAAAGTCTGACTCAGGCGGTCAACCTGGTCAGCACCATGTCCAAGGAGTCGCTGCAAGCCAAGATTGCGGTTGGTAAGGTGGCCGACAGCAGCACCAATATCAGCAAGATCCTGGAAGTGATCAGTGCCATTGCTGCCCAGACCAACCTGCTGGCGCTCAATGCCGCCATTGAAGCGGCCCGTGCCGGTGAGCAGGGCAGGGGCTTTGCTGTGGTTGCCGATGAAGTTCGCTCGCTTGCCTCCAAGACACAGGCCTCCACCGACGATATTGGCCGGTTAATTGATGCGCTCGAGCAAGAGGTGAAAGGGGCATCCGGAATTATCGATAAAGGGGTAGGCCTTGCTGAGCAGGCGGTGGCGCAAACCGAGCAGGCCTTTGAAGCCCTGTCGGTGATGGTGGAGCGCATTAACGAAATCTCCAATCAGGTTACTCAGATTGCGACTGCTGCCGAGGAACAAAGTGCAGTTACTGAAGAGGTGAGCCGCAACATCACGGGGATCTCCGACTCTGCGGCAGAGCTGATGGAGCTGGCCGGTAAAGCCCGGGAAAGCAGTGAGAGTCTCGCCAAGCTGGTTGGCAGGCAGGAAAGTCAGCTGGCGAAGCTGCGTACCTGA
- the gabT gene encoding 4-aminobutyrate--2-oxoglutarate transaminase, with translation MSLTNDSLMVRRRAAVAGGVGQIHPVFTERAENATVWDVEGREYIDFAGGIAVLNTGHLHPKVKAAVAEQLDKFSHTCFMVMGYESYVSVCEKLNHLVPGDFAKKSALFTSGSEAVENAIKVARAYTKRAGVIAFTSGYHGRTMAALALTGKVAPYSKGMGLMQANVFRAEYPCALHGVSEDDAMASIERIFKNDAEPSDIAAIILEPVQGEGGFYAANPSFMKRLRELCDREGIMLIADEVQTGAGRTGTFFAMEQMGVAADITTFAKSIAGGFPLSGITGRAEVMDAIGPGGLGGTYGGSPLACAAALAVIEVFEEEKLLERSNAIGQTIKAAIGELAGRYPQIAEVRGLGSMIAIELMENGKPAPEYCPQVLTEARNRGLILLSCGTYGNVLRILVPITAPDAQIQRGLEIMAECFEAVLGK, from the coding sequence ATGAGCTTGACCAATGATTCATTGATGGTTCGTCGCCGCGCTGCTGTGGCCGGTGGCGTTGGCCAAATCCACCCTGTGTTTACCGAGCGCGCCGAAAACGCCACCGTTTGGGACGTTGAAGGCCGTGAGTATATCGACTTTGCCGGCGGCATTGCTGTACTGAACACAGGTCACCTGCATCCGAAAGTGAAGGCTGCCGTGGCCGAGCAGCTGGATAAGTTCTCCCACACCTGTTTTATGGTGATGGGTTATGAAAGCTATGTATCTGTATGTGAAAAGCTCAATCATCTGGTGCCCGGTGACTTTGCCAAAAAGTCGGCCCTGTTTACCAGTGGCTCGGAAGCGGTGGAAAACGCCATCAAGGTGGCCCGCGCCTATACCAAGCGTGCCGGCGTAATTGCTTTTACCTCCGGCTACCATGGTCGCACCATGGCCGCACTGGCGCTGACCGGTAAAGTGGCTCCCTACAGCAAGGGCATGGGGCTGATGCAGGCCAACGTGTTTCGCGCCGAATACCCCTGTGCGCTGCACGGGGTGAGCGAAGATGATGCCATGGCCTCCATCGAGCGTATTTTCAAGAACGATGCCGAGCCAAGCGATATCGCCGCCATCATTCTTGAGCCGGTGCAGGGCGAGGGCGGTTTTTATGCCGCGAACCCAAGCTTTATGAAGCGTCTGCGTGAGCTTTGCGATCGCGAAGGCATCATGCTGATTGCCGATGAAGTGCAAACCGGCGCAGGCCGTACCGGCACCTTCTTTGCCATGGAGCAAATGGGTGTGGCGGCGGACATTACCACCTTCGCTAAGTCGATTGCCGGTGGCTTCCCGCTTTCTGGTATCACAGGCCGCGCCGAGGTGATGGATGCCATTGGCCCCGGTGGCCTTGGTGGCACCTACGGCGGCAGCCCGCTGGCCTGCGCTGCTGCGCTGGCGGTGATAGAGGTTTTTGAAGAAGAAAAACTGCTGGAGCGCTCCAATGCCATCGGCCAGACCATCAAGGCGGCTATTGGCGAGTTGGCCGGTCGTTATCCGCAAATCGCTGAGGTGCGCGGCCTGGGTTCCATGATTGCCATTGAGCTGATGGAAAACGGCAAGCCTGCCCCTGAGTATTGCCCGCAGGTGCTCACCGAAGCCCGTAACCGTGGTCTTATCCTGCTGTCATGCGGTACCTACGGCAACGTGCTGAGGATTCTGGTGCCCATCACGGCACCGGATGCTCAAATCCAGCGCGGGCTTGAGATCATGGCCGAATGTTTCGAGGCCGTGCTCGGTAAATAA
- the gabD gene encoding NADP-dependent succinate-semialdehyde dehydrogenase produces MQLKRPSLLKTQCYLNGEWRDALSGETVTIANPATNEAIASVPVMGRDETREAIAAAEAALPAWRALTAKERGAKLRRWYELMLENADDLALMMTTEQGKPLAEARGEVVYAASFIEWFAEEAKRLYGDTIPGHQGDKRIMVIKQGVGVTAAITPWNFPAAMITRKAGPALAAGCTMIVKPAPQTPFTALALAELAEEAGIPPGVFSVVTGDAVAIGNELCENPVVRKLSFTGSTGVGIKLMQQCAPTLKKVSLELGGNAPFIVFNDADLDAAVEGAMISKYRNAGQTCVCANRIYVQDGVYDAFAEKLAAAVAKLKVGNGAEPGVTTGPLINAAALEKVQSHLQDALDKGATLVAGGKPLGGNFMEPTIVTNVDATMKVAREETFGPLAPLFRFSDVDDVIRQANDTEFGLAAYFYGRDISLIWKVAEALEYGMVGVNTGLISTEVAPFGGMKSSGLGREGSKYGIDEYVEIKYICLSV; encoded by the coding sequence GTGCAGCTCAAACGTCCTTCACTTTTGAAAACCCAGTGTTATCTCAATGGCGAGTGGCGCGATGCCCTGTCGGGCGAGACGGTGACCATTGCCAATCCGGCCACCAATGAGGCCATTGCCTCTGTGCCCGTGATGGGCAGGGATGAAACCCGCGAAGCCATTGCGGCCGCAGAAGCGGCGCTGCCAGCCTGGCGTGCACTGACCGCCAAAGAGCGCGGTGCCAAATTGCGCCGCTGGTATGAGCTGATGCTGGAAAACGCCGACGATCTGGCGCTGATGATGACCACAGAGCAGGGCAAACCTTTGGCCGAGGCCAGGGGCGAGGTGGTCTATGCCGCCTCCTTTATCGAGTGGTTTGCCGAAGAGGCCAAGCGTCTTTACGGCGATACCATCCCGGGTCACCAGGGCGACAAGCGCATCATGGTGATTAAGCAGGGTGTTGGGGTCACAGCGGCTATTACGCCCTGGAATTTCCCGGCGGCCATGATAACCCGTAAGGCGGGTCCGGCGCTGGCAGCAGGTTGTACCATGATTGTGAAACCAGCACCCCAGACGCCATTCACTGCGCTGGCGCTGGCCGAACTGGCTGAAGAAGCGGGTATTCCACCCGGCGTGTTCAGTGTCGTCACCGGCGATGCCGTGGCCATTGGCAACGAGCTTTGCGAAAACCCTGTGGTGCGCAAGCTGTCGTTCACCGGCTCAACCGGTGTCGGCATCAAGCTGATGCAGCAGTGTGCGCCAACGCTGAAGAAAGTCTCCCTGGAGCTTGGCGGCAACGCGCCCTTTATCGTGTTTAACGATGCGGATCTGGATGCAGCCGTTGAAGGCGCCATGATTTCCAAATACCGCAACGCCGGTCAAACCTGCGTATGCGCCAACCGCATCTACGTACAGGACGGTGTGTACGACGCCTTTGCCGAAAAGCTGGCCGCTGCTGTGGCCAAGCTTAAGGTGGGCAATGGCGCAGAGCCGGGTGTGACCACGGGGCCGCTCATCAACGCTGCCGCATTGGAGAAGGTGCAAAGCCACCTTCAGGATGCGCTGGATAAGGGTGCGACCCTGGTTGCCGGTGGCAAACCGCTGGGTGGCAACTTTATGGAGCCCACCATTGTGACCAACGTGGATGCCACCATGAAGGTGGCCCGCGAGGAAACCTTTGGCCCGCTGGCACCGCTGTTCCGTTTCAGCGATGTGGATGATGTGATTCGTCAGGCCAACGACACCGAGTTTGGCCTCGCAGCCTACTTCTATGGCCGCGATATCTCCCTTATCTGGAAGGTGGCCGAGGCACTGGAATACGGCATGGTGGGTGTGAACACCGGCCTTATTTCCACCGAAGTGGCCCCCTTTGGCGGCATGAAATCATCGGGTCTGGGCCGCGAAGGCTCCAAGTACGGCATCGATGAGTATGTAGAAATCAAATATATCTGTCTGTCGGTGTGA
- a CDS encoding NAD(P)/FAD-dependent oxidoreductase, with amino-acid sequence MSATPHTESYYAASANDTRIRPRLEEHLETDVCVIGAGYTGLSSALHLLESGFKVVVLEAARIGWGASGRNGGQIVNSYSRDIDVIEKTVGKEKAKLFGEMAFEGGRIIRERIAKYNIDCDLKNGGVFAALNQKQMGHLRAQKALWEAHGHTEQLEVLDEAGIRNVVNTERYVGGMLDKSGGHIHPLNLALGEARAVESLGGKIFEDSAVLDVVEGEPAIVKTEFGQVKARFVVVAGNAYLGKLMPELMAKSMPCGSQVITTEPLGDEMAKSLLPQDYCVEDCNYLLDYFRLTGDKRLIYGGGVVYGARDPDNIKSIILPKLLKTFPQLKDVRIDYTWTGNFLLTLSRLPQVGRIGKNIYYSQGCSGHGVTYTHLAGKLIAEVLNGQATRFDAFAALPHYPFPGGHALRVPFSALGAWYYTVRDKLGI; translated from the coding sequence ATGTCTGCTACACCTCATACCGAGTCCTACTATGCCGCTTCCGCCAATGACACCCGTATTCGCCCTCGTCTTGAGGAGCATCTTGAAACCGACGTGTGTGTTATAGGCGCAGGCTATACGGGTCTGTCCTCGGCATTGCATTTACTTGAAAGTGGTTTCAAGGTCGTCGTTTTGGAGGCCGCCCGAATTGGTTGGGGTGCTTCGGGTCGCAATGGCGGCCAAATCGTTAACAGCTACAGCCGCGACATTGATGTCATTGAAAAAACCGTTGGTAAGGAAAAGGCCAAACTGTTCGGTGAAATGGCATTTGAAGGTGGCCGCATCATTCGCGAGCGCATCGCAAAATACAACATCGACTGCGATCTGAAAAACGGCGGTGTGTTTGCTGCACTGAACCAAAAGCAGATGGGTCACCTCAGGGCGCAAAAGGCGTTGTGGGAAGCCCACGGTCATACTGAGCAACTGGAAGTCCTCGACGAAGCCGGTATCCGCAATGTGGTAAATACTGAGCGCTACGTTGGCGGTATGCTGGACAAGAGTGGCGGTCACATTCATCCGCTTAACCTGGCACTGGGCGAAGCCCGTGCGGTGGAAAGTCTTGGCGGTAAAATCTTTGAAGACTCGGCCGTGCTGGATGTGGTGGAAGGTGAGCCTGCCATCGTCAAAACCGAATTCGGTCAGGTTAAAGCCCGCTTTGTGGTGGTTGCAGGCAATGCCTACCTGGGTAAGTTGATGCCCGAACTCATGGCCAAGTCCATGCCCTGTGGCAGCCAGGTGATCACAACCGAGCCCCTTGGCGATGAGATGGCCAAGAGCCTGCTGCCTCAGGATTACTGTGTCGAAGACTGTAACTACCTGCTGGACTATTTCCGCTTAACCGGCGATAAGCGACTCATTTACGGTGGTGGCGTGGTTTATGGTGCCCGCGACCCGGACAACATCAAGTCCATCATTCTGCCCAAGCTGTTGAAAACTTTCCCGCAGCTTAAAGATGTGCGTATCGACTACACCTGGACAGGTAACTTCCTGCTGACATTGTCGCGTCTGCCGCAGGTGGGCCGCATCGGCAAGAACATCTATTACTCCCAGGGCTGCAGTGGCCACGGTGTAACCTACACCCACCTGGCTGGCAAGCTGATTGCCGAGGTGCTGAACGGTCAGGCGACCCGTTTCGATGCCTTTGCCGCGCTGCCCCATTATCCGTTCCCCGGCGGCCATGCGCTGCGGGTACCTTTCAGCGCCCTGGGCGCCTGGTACTACACGGTTCGCGATAAGTTGGGCATCTAA
- a CDS encoding ABC transporter permease subunit, which translates to MKKLSFSTVMLWLGLIFLYAPMFILIFYSFNASKLVTVWGGFSAKWYVELFKDQQILDAVWTSLEIAFLSASMAVVLGTMAAFVMTRFRRSWAKLSLSNMITAPLVMPEVITGLSLLLLFVHMADLIGWPAERGRLTIWLAHSTFCAAYVAVVVSSRLRELDMSIEEAAMDLGATPLKTFFLITVPMIAPALTAGWLLSFSLSLDDLVIASFASGPGATTLPMVVFSSVRLGVSPKINALATLIILAVSLIAFLSWYFARRAEKRAKAAME; encoded by the coding sequence ATGAAAAAGCTGAGTTTTTCTACCGTGATGTTGTGGTTGGGGCTCATCTTCCTCTATGCCCCTATGTTTATCCTGATTTTCTACTCCTTCAACGCGTCCAAGCTGGTGACCGTATGGGGCGGATTCTCGGCCAAATGGTATGTGGAGCTGTTTAAGGATCAGCAAATTCTCGACGCGGTCTGGACCAGTCTCGAGATTGCCTTCCTGTCGGCGTCCATGGCCGTGGTGCTGGGCACCATGGCGGCCTTCGTGATGACACGTTTTCGCCGCAGTTGGGCCAAGCTGTCGCTGTCGAACATGATCACGGCACCACTGGTAATGCCAGAGGTGATCACGGGTCTGTCGTTGCTGCTGCTGTTTGTGCACATGGCCGACCTCATAGGTTGGCCCGCCGAGCGTGGTAGGCTGACCATCTGGCTCGCGCACTCCACCTTCTGTGCAGCCTACGTGGCCGTGGTGGTGTCGTCCCGCCTGCGTGAACTGGACATGTCGATTGAGGAAGCGGCCATGGACTTGGGGGCAACGCCACTCAAGACCTTCTTCCTCATCACTGTGCCCATGATTGCGCCGGCACTGACTGCAGGTTGGCTGCTGTCCTTCAGCCTGTCGCTGGATGACCTGGTGATTGCAAGCTTTGCGTCTGGTCCTGGGGCGACGACGCTGCCGATGGTGGTGTTCTCCTCGGTACGTTTGGGGGTATCACCCAAGATTAACGCGCTGGCGACCCTGATCATCCTGGCGGTCTCTCTGATTGCCTTCCTGTCCTGGTATTTCGCCCGCAGGGCTGAAAAACGGGCCAAGGCTGCGATGGAATAG
- a CDS encoding ABC transporter permease subunit, whose amino-acid sequence MSKRKKGFRFAIRGRHFTLGFPFLWLTLFFALPFAIVLKISFSTAAIAIPPYEPTFTYADQLLNVALNLGNYLLLLDDALYYTAYLGSLKMALVATLGCLLLGYPMAYAIARAPAKMQTVLLLLIMLPSWTSFLIRVYAWMGLLADTGLINNVLMWLGVINEPLKIMNTDIAVYIGLIYAYLPFMVLPLYANLVKMDMSLLEAAADLGSRSINTFWNITLPLSKGGVIAGSMLVFIPSVGEFVIPELLGGPDSLMIGKVLWQEFFNNRDWPVASALAIVMLGLLIIPITLFHHYQARDLEKEA is encoded by the coding sequence ATGAGCAAACGAAAGAAAGGTTTTCGCTTTGCCATCCGTGGCAGGCACTTTACCCTCGGCTTTCCCTTCCTGTGGTTGACCCTGTTCTTTGCACTGCCCTTTGCGATAGTGCTCAAAATCAGTTTCTCCACGGCGGCGATTGCCATTCCGCCCTATGAGCCTACCTTCACTTACGCTGACCAGTTGCTGAATGTGGCATTGAACCTGGGCAACTATCTGTTGCTGCTGGACGATGCGCTTTACTACACGGCGTATCTGGGGTCGCTGAAGATGGCGTTGGTAGCGACCCTCGGCTGCTTGCTGCTTGGCTATCCCATGGCCTATGCCATTGCCCGCGCGCCAGCCAAGATGCAGACCGTTCTGCTGCTGCTTATCATGCTGCCGTCCTGGACCTCGTTCCTGATCCGCGTTTACGCCTGGATGGGTCTGCTGGCTGATACCGGCCTAATCAACAATGTGCTGATGTGGCTGGGTGTCATCAATGAGCCGCTGAAGATAATGAACACGGATATCGCGGTATACATAGGCCTGATTTACGCCTATCTGCCCTTTATGGTGCTGCCGCTGTACGCCAACCTGGTGAAGATGGATATGAGTCTGCTGGAAGCTGCGGCAGATCTCGGTTCACGCAGTATCAATACCTTCTGGAATATCACCCTGCCGCTGTCAAAGGGTGGCGTGATTGCCGGGTCGATGCTGGTGTTCATTCCGTCGGTGGGCGAGTTCGTTATCCCTGAACTGCTCGGTGGCCCGGACTCGCTGATGATAGGTAAGGTGCTTTGGCAGGAGTTCTTCAACAACCGTGACTGGCCGGTGGCCTCGGCGCTGGCGATAGTGATGCTGGGACTTTTGATTATACCTATTACCCTGTTCCATCATTATCAGGCCCGTGATTTGGAGAAAGAGGCATGA